The sequence below is a genomic window from Entelurus aequoreus isolate RoL-2023_Sb linkage group LG15, RoL_Eaeq_v1.1, whole genome shotgun sequence.
TCAATATGAATAGGCATGAGCCGATATACTGTAGGTGGGCTGCAATCACGTGACCCAGGGgcaagtgtccaaactttttgacttgggggccgcattgggcgaaTATATTTGGCTGGGGGTCGAAAGTCGACTGCATgtgatttaatttatatatatatatatatacacacagtatatgtgtgtacaggtatatataaataaatatgtccacatatacactatcgttcaaaagtttggggtcacattgaaatgtccttattttggaaggaaaagcactgtacttttcaaagaagataactttaaactagtcttaactttaaagaaatacactctatacattgctaatgtggtaaatgactattctagctgcaaatgtctggtttttggtgcaatatctacataggtgtatagaggcccatttccagcaactatcactccagtgttctaatggtacaatgtgtttgctcattggctcagaaggctaattgatgattagaaaacccttgtgcaatcatgttcacacatctgaaaacagttgagctcgttacagaagctacaaaactgaccttcctttgagcagattgagtttctggagcatcacatttgtggggtcaattaaacgctcaaaatggccagaaaaagagaactttcatctgaaacgcgacagtctattcttgttcttagaaatgaaggctattccacaaaattgtttgggtgatcccaaacttttgaacggtagtgtatatatatatatatatatatatatatacataaatatacacacttaaatatacacaaatgtgtatatatctatccatccattgtctaccgcttgctgcatacgtgtgtgtgtgtgtgtgtgtagctaatatatatatatatatatatatatatatatatatatatatatatatatatatatatatatatatacacatacacaaacaacaTGCAACCATCCATTTGCATgcagcaagcggtagaaaatggatggatggatgttgcatgttgtttgtgtgtgtatatatatatatatatatatatatatataccgtatttttcagactataagacgcagtttttttcatggtttggccgggggtgcgacttatactcaggagcgacttatgtgtgaaattattaacacattagcgtaaaatattaaataatattatttagcccattcacgtaagagactagacgtataagatttcatgggatttagcgattaggagtgacagattgtttggtaaacgtatagcatgttctacatgttatagttatttgaatgactcttaccataatatgttacgttaacataccaggcaccttctcagttggttatttatgcctcatataacgtacacttattcagcctgttgttcactattctttatttattttaaattgcctttcaaatgtctattcttggtgttggcttttatcaaatacatttcccccaaaaatgcgacttatacatgtttttttccttctttattatgcattttcggccggtgcgacttatactccggagcgacttatactcagaaaaatacagtatatatatatatatatacacatatacacacacacacatatatatatacatacatacatatatacatacatacatatatatatatacatatatatatatacatatatatatatatatatacatatatatatatatatatatatatatatatatatatatatatatatatatatatatatatatatatatatatacacacacacacacacacacacacacacacacacacacatttattaggggtgtaaaaaataaTTGGTACAAATAAACTGGAACTTTAGAGATATGATTACATCGTTTGGCGAGCTATCGATTTATATAAAGATCGTGTCCGGGTGGTAAGTCATGACTGGAGATCAGTTATACAATATGGCCGTTCTAATCTTGCGAGACTTCTATGATGACGTTTAAAGAAAGTCACATCCTCCGTCCACGTCAACAGAGCGACATGGCAGCGAAAGAGTGTAACAATGCGGTATTTTAAATGCCACCTACCAGCTGACATGGCCATAGTGGTGCCGGCAACCATCCCCATGGCAACACCATTGTTGCGGGGAGCGGGAATGGGCGGAGCATACATGGCAGCGGGCATCCCGTTGGGCTGGACCACTGTTGTGTGATGGATCACGTGAGGCGGCGCTGCATACAGCGGCTGTGTGAAGTAAGTACCTTGCTGCTGTGACGGGATCAGCGCCTGCCAGCaaaacaaatactttttttaatgatcaaaatatgtttgtttttttaaataagtgtcaCTGACCTGTGCATAAGGGTTATGTTGGGGGTAGGTGCTCCTGACAGGGTAGACAGCAGCTTGGTATGGGTTGGTGGAGGAGGAGTATGGCGGTACAGTCCCCGTGTTGGGAGAACAGGACATTTTGAAGGGAGTCCCAGGAGCGTAACCTAGATCATACCAGAGAATGATGATACTACACTCCCTGCCTTGATGAATGATCACCATAAAGTTCAAGGCATTTTCCCACCCCAGAAACAAATAGCTACTCTCCAGCTAGCACGTTACACTCCTGTCGCTGGCCGAACAGTCAAAGTCTGAGTCCATCAACGTGCTGTCTTGATAAGTGACCCACGAGATTTCTCAAGTCTGTGCTGAGCAGATTATCACAATTTGCTCACCCAGTTAACGTCGCACtttagaccatacttgccaaccttgagacctccgataccgggaggaggggggtgggggggcgtggttaagaggggaatatatttaagctagaattcaccaactcaagtatttcatatatatatgaaatacttgaccttcagtgaattctagctatatatatatatatatttagtttattatacatataaataaaagaaatacttgaatttcagtgttctggaggctatccagtagatggcagtattgtcctgtttaagagtgtcacaacattgctgtttacggcagacgaactgctttacggtagactaaacgtgactgctgttgttgtgtgttgttaccgcgctgggaggacgttaatgaaactgcctaacaataaacccacataagaaaccaagaactcgccctcgatcattctacagttatgacgtcattgggcaggcaagctagggatgatactcgaaaccggttttcccggttgtttgataagaaaagaaccgagtcctcggactcgaatctctttttgagaaccggtacccgttatcgagaccactatagtaaagaaaaagagttggttctttattccagtgtttttcaaccactgtgccgcggcacactagtgtaccgtgagatattgtatggtgtgccgtgggagattatgtaatttcacctaattgtgttaaaaatattttttgcaaaccaataatccgcaaatgtgccgttgttgagtgtctgtgctgtctagagatctgcagagtaaccgtgtaatactcttccatatcagtaggtggcagcaggtagcaaattgctttgtagatgtcgggaacatggtttgtcgtgatcacaatttgcagacaacagcgggaggcagtgtgcaggtaaaaaggtatctaatgcttaaatcaaaaataaataaaaggtaagtgccgctaaggaaaggcattgaagcttagggatggcaaaACGAAgggaaaactgaactggctgcaaagtaaacaaaaacagaaatgctggacgaccgcaaagacttacagcgtgtggagaagcagacggcgtccacaaagtacatccgtacatgacatgacaatcaagaacaaaattggagcgcaagacaagaactaaaacactacacacaggaaaacaccaaaaaactaaaaataagtcacggcgtgatgtgacaggtcgtgacagtacacctactttgagacaagagctatagtgatgcatggttggttatggtttgaattcttatccaacaattgcgagaacaactttttattgtcaatatcggctgctgagtttccttttttaatgtttcctgctggtggtgtgcctcgagattctttcaatgaaaaaaatgtgccttggtccagaaaaggttgaaaaacactgctttattcgaacccctcggaacgaatcccgtcccgaccagaaatgctccgtgggacatcacaagaaatcagtcatgtagctcagtcattaggcgcagatagcgaaagcaggaaaaaaatggacgggaaaaagtgctccaaggtgtaataaagttcaaaacaaaaggtataatccaatgaataactttactgagagatttgagcagggtacaaacacatgaagaacacttctacgacccaccggaaacatagcaaccaggctagcaacgcacctcctttacggcagctgtcgcaacgttcttatagcaaccgcagcacatacatatatgacatgatctccctttttcaacttttggttttctttccttgtaaacaaaacaaaatcacactgtatatgtgttgtctgtctaattataaataatgcagacgaggcgtgttggctgagttcttgacgtttactttcacgggtgacgacatgcaacacttttcggggctaccgcgcatgctcgtcactcccgttgcatgaagGGTAgggtagttgttatattccctagctcataacatctttccccctataaagaaataatgttaactcaataaagtgtatttctttttttagctttaacttttcattttttagcattgtaaccacatttgcaaacaacttttctcttcatagaattttctttcaataaagaaataaagtgcaaaaatgtcaaagcatcataacaaacagttatgtcaaatagcagctgaagtgcactttttggagagctgtattattttcagttttgtgcccaagggactgattttatttaacactatattattatttatacacctatagtgatcacagagacagcttgtttttgtgttaccttatatatttgtttttctgaaaaatcccacttaatatactttgggtaacaacagtcaatattttttttttttttttttttagtggggcaacagtcaatatttatttattttttagattaaattgttttcttttttaataaaagtgagcttttgttaaaccaaatattgtgttttttttccatatacaacaacctatctggactcgataagagaatcgataaggaatcggttcgataagaggattcgataatagactcgaactcgataatttcttatcaaacatcatccctaaggcaagctgtttatattgtgggaaagcggacgtgagaacaggctgtccccactcaggtccgcattgagctggagggggcgtgggctccagctccggctgaataccgggagtttgtcgggagaacatttctgccgggaggttatcgggagaggcgctgaataccgggagtctcccgctaaaaacgggagggttggcaagtatgctttagacTGGAACATTTCCACAGGCCATTTTTGGCCAAAGACCTAGAAAAA
It includes:
- the LOC133630227 gene encoding myelin-associated neurite-outgrowth inhibitor-like; amino-acid sequence: MNPVYSPAPTGVPFTNPKGLGYPAGFPVGYAAAAPTYTPGVYTGANPAFSSGYAPGTPFKMSCSPNTGTVPPYSSSTNPYQAAVYPVRSTYPQHNPYAQALIPSQQQGTYFTQPLYAAPPHVIHHTTVVQPNGMPAAMYAPPIPAPRNNGVAMGMVAGTTMAMSAGTLLSTPSPAPAALAPHPVTMPTYRPAGTHSYSYVPSQW